A region of Solibacillus isronensis DNA encodes the following proteins:
- a CDS encoding recombinase family protein: MLKALKPPVEVVFQKENIRTLDEDGEVMLTVYSGLAQEESRSLAESVAWGKRRLAERGQFKTKYARYGYDYDEDENLVINPEQAEVIRRIYRELLAGKTTNQICIELTEDGIETARGRKKWHSTSMDSMITNPIYCGDFVYQRYYVTDTLAGKQAENRGELPQYTIRDHHPAIVSRADWEAAQQIMNNRSENRRGSKKRPHDRQEFFNIFHCSECGAPVIHVRSSRGGVHYWRCRTAEKKYVEETCEVRGFREISIEHTFMALLQEMKKDEGIKDEIRQALKDHAPDDNERNRIEQVKEEMQQLYYQLYDTVEEGEKHGGDPNQIKAITDQIVELQNQIYEFEDREQKGHEAEKDLAWFLEELEGIQDFKPDKEQIEFRPDIFSRIVEKGVIHPDGRIVYDLKFGMQMTATGNEKMAWRLRKKGKPRKKKK, translated from the coding sequence ATGTTAAAGGCACTGAAGCCTCCAGTCGAGGTGGTGTTTCAAAAAGAGAACATACGAACTTTAGATGAAGACGGCGAAGTGATGCTGACGGTTTATAGTGGACTGGCCCAGGAAGAAAGTAGAAGCCTTGCAGAGTCAGTAGCTTGGGGAAAGCGCAGGTTAGCAGAGCGAGGGCAGTTTAAAACAAAGTATGCAAGGTACGGATATGATTATGATGAAGATGAGAACCTGGTAATCAATCCAGAACAGGCTGAGGTGATTCGCCGCATTTATCGTGAGCTTTTAGCAGGGAAAACGACAAATCAAATATGTATTGAATTGACTGAAGACGGTATTGAAACAGCCAGAGGAAGAAAGAAGTGGCATAGTACCTCGATGGATAGCATGATTACTAACCCGATATACTGTGGGGACTTTGTGTACCAACGATATTACGTAACAGACACATTAGCGGGAAAACAGGCTGAAAACAGAGGTGAACTTCCTCAATACACAATAAGGGATCACCACCCCGCAATCGTAAGTAGGGCAGATTGGGAAGCGGCTCAACAAATTATGAACAATCGGAGTGAGAATAGAAGAGGAAGTAAAAAAAGGCCTCACGACCGCCAAGAGTTCTTTAACATATTTCATTGCTCAGAATGTGGTGCACCGGTAATTCATGTAAGAAGTTCAAGAGGTGGGGTTCATTATTGGCGGTGCAGAACTGCCGAGAAAAAGTACGTCGAAGAAACCTGTGAGGTCCGAGGATTTAGAGAAATATCAATAGAACATACTTTCATGGCACTGTTACAAGAAATGAAAAAGGATGAAGGGATTAAGGATGAAATTAGGCAAGCTCTCAAAGACCATGCCCCTGATGACAACGAACGCAATAGGATAGAACAAGTTAAGGAAGAGATGCAGCAATTATATTATCAGCTCTATGATACGGTAGAGGAAGGTGAAAAGCATGGTGGCGATCCAAACCAGATAAAGGCTATAACGGACCAGATTGTGGAGTTGCAAAATCAGATTTATGAATTTGAGGACAGAGAACAAAAGGGGCATGAAGCGGAAAAAGACCTAGCGTGGTTTCTGGAGGAATTAGAAGGCATTCAGGATTTTAAGCCAGATAAGGAGCAGATTGAATTCCGGCCAGATATTTTCAGCCGAATTGTTGAAAAAGGGGTAATTCATCCTGACGGAAGGATTGTCTACGATTTGAAGTTTGGCATGCAGATGACCGCTACTGGAAATGAAAAGATGGCATGGCGGTTGAGGAAGAAAGGCAAGCCTCGTAAAAAGAAAAAGTGA
- a CDS encoding recombinase family protein — MPTTFFLGYDTTEDGEIVINEEQAEVVRRIFREFLEGKGCPRIAKGLTRDGLKTGKGNKTWTSDAVYKILKQEKYQGHCLAQKTVTIDFLSHKRVRNRDIQPQYFVKNTHPAIISEETFEAVQQEMKRRSLMMRDPDNKYRQHFSGHSPFSNQYYCGECGRPVIRRRMTSSRKGEKYYISAWQCRVTAGRDPDYKDCKTSYVHETDLENAFMKIMREMKENLDEVIEEAKQAIAKSSLSPPEQQRLEELNTQIEAITDRISELAARESATSDAIYDATLRHLIYEQEILQQERDSLEENMQEQLYLEKQFQSLLVLLEETEKLEDFDVTLFKKTIERGIIYKERIVEFQFKCGVKRTLCVRERKTPKKK, encoded by the coding sequence ATGCCGACCACGTTTTTCCTGGGTTATGACACAACTGAAGATGGGGAAATAGTCATCAACGAAGAACAGGCAGAAGTGGTAAGGAGAATATTTCGAGAATTCCTAGAAGGTAAAGGGTGTCCAAGAATTGCAAAAGGCTTAACAAGAGACGGATTAAAGACAGGGAAAGGGAACAAAACGTGGACGTCAGATGCGGTTTATAAAATCTTGAAACAAGAGAAGTACCAAGGACACTGCTTAGCGCAGAAGACCGTTACGATTGATTTTTTATCGCATAAACGCGTTCGCAACAGAGATATTCAGCCACAATATTTTGTGAAGAATACCCACCCAGCCATTATCAGCGAAGAAACCTTTGAAGCCGTTCAACAAGAAATGAAAAGACGAAGTTTGATGATGCGGGACCCGGATAACAAATACCGGCAGCACTTTAGTGGGCACAGCCCATTTTCCAATCAGTACTATTGCGGAGAATGTGGAAGGCCGGTGATACGCAGACGGATGACTTCAAGCAGAAAGGGGGAGAAGTATTACATTTCTGCATGGCAATGCCGAGTGACCGCAGGACGAGATCCAGACTATAAAGATTGTAAAACAAGCTATGTTCATGAGACAGACCTTGAAAATGCCTTTATGAAAATTATGAGGGAAATGAAAGAAAACCTCGATGAAGTAATAGAAGAAGCGAAACAAGCCATTGCAAAATCATCCCTCTCGCCACCGGAACAACAACGGCTGGAGGAGTTGAACACGCAAATTGAAGCGATAACCGACCGCATTAGTGAATTGGCTGCAAGAGAGTCAGCCACCAGCGATGCCATTTACGATGCGACATTAAGGCATCTGATTTATGAACAAGAGATTCTTCAACAGGAGCGGGACAGCCTAGAGGAAAACATGCAAGAGCAACTTTATTTAGAAAAGCAATTCCAATCGCTCCTAGTCTTATTAGAAGAAACTGAGAAACTAGAGGACTTTGATGTAACGCTTTTCAAAAAGACAATCGAACGGGGCATTATTTATAAGGAACGAATAGTTGAATTTCAATTTAAATGCGGGGTGAAACGGACACTCTGTGTAAGAGAACGTAAGACTCCTAAGAAGAAATAA
- a CDS encoding recombinase family protein codes for MDEIQKGMWVRTLWDPVKAREESPLIGNHEVKVAAYCRVSTDIEKQLHSLENQVQHYTHLIRSKPNWKFVGVYFDNGTSGRNATKQKGLQRLIRHCHEGRVDFILTKNVSRFTRNAEHLIKIVVELKGIGVGVYFEEQKVDTSVEYNQFLLSTYAALAQEEIETISASTKWGYEKSLQKGKPKFVATYGYRKITKDGQPTLEINEEQARVVRLIYDWFLQDWSIPDIKRELIRKEIPTMKGGKVWGTKNIKYMLQNPTYTGNKVARLHSTDLFTKQKTINKDDHITIENTHPAIISIDVFDRAQEKFSLDNKSPRKRTTPAEPHAFQKQIICQHCGKLIRIHKRKSGNIWRCNARNAGVCEGPELQEHQLRTMILEAFEKKFLEDENVQIGTLKKILTVANQQDHFEFHRLKWLTEMEMARTTDTDEELKKKEEAYRAFEEHIEGVEDGRPYRTNTIQWLDSIEDMETFYEQVTLEHFRAWVLSTSVTTERDYEVKWLDGTVTTIGTPLIKEIDSPSAEKSQTTKEVTSELKLLNVKGELMIEEKEIKKSSIPKREVQKIEPNNSKAILQTIEASMEGVNKQPSSHLNTKTALQTAAYCRVSTDRLEQQSSLKTQVAYYTYLILKNQNYQFAGIYADEGISGRSMKNRDELNRLIRECERGRIDVILVKSVSRLSRDIQDTLEITRYLRQLPNPTYIYFERENIWTSDPQADLMLSIFGSIAQEESIGMGRSMAWGIRSMAKRGIIHRKRPNYGYTIDDNYRWHIVKEEASVVRRIFREVRKGVTVAQIAVDLSEKKISTPTGNSTNWGTGTIKNILRNVVYKGDILFQQTIAVQNGRKKNIPNEGQEPQYYIEAHHEPIIPKKKWDEVQKILDERAEEVKKKRSAPLPEINENKNETFLEKMICGECSKQVVHYVNKRPKKNGDYYQHFWVCYRAGFPHYHVHDPCDSKGFKQDYFEQDFKHLLTNIYEDSTFYQKAERAIEQMDLTPEEKIEEEQLEREVKLLNQELYEVVDESLHGQGRDTERVDQMTEKLCAMYERLAAFRDRKEKVEEERKALKRFMKNLKAYIKNESKAFPSEIYTDVLKHAAVYKDGSVVYHLRFGLEWTTNEVYSTFKEQCEAQRWAKVKAKHEAFLRGPEVAALIDYCREPRTVKEMLAFMQQRVKIGKTKLVDRVVMPLWKEGTFERFLRKRENFREYLYYVKEAEK; via the coding sequence TTGGATGAAATTCAAAAAGGGATGTGGGTCCGTACGTTGTGGGATCCAGTCAAGGCAAGAGAAGAAAGTCCGTTAATCGGAAACCATGAAGTGAAGGTAGCTGCTTATTGTCGAGTGAGTACAGATATAGAAAAGCAATTGCATTCGCTTGAGAACCAAGTGCAACATTATACCCATCTGATTCGAAGTAAACCAAACTGGAAGTTCGTTGGTGTGTATTTTGATAACGGCACGAGTGGAAGGAATGCCACCAAACAGAAAGGGTTACAACGTCTAATCCGCCATTGCCATGAAGGGCGTGTCGATTTTATCTTGACTAAAAATGTATCTCGCTTTACCCGGAATGCCGAGCACCTGATTAAGATTGTGGTGGAGTTAAAAGGGATTGGGGTTGGCGTGTATTTTGAAGAGCAGAAGGTAGATACCTCGGTAGAATACAATCAATTTCTGTTAAGTACCTATGCAGCTTTGGCACAAGAAGAAATTGAAACAATCTCGGCCTCTACCAAATGGGGTTATGAAAAAAGTTTGCAAAAAGGAAAGCCAAAGTTTGTAGCGACCTACGGCTATCGAAAAATCACAAAAGATGGACAGCCCACCCTTGAAATCAATGAGGAACAAGCAAGGGTAGTTCGCTTGATATACGATTGGTTTCTACAAGATTGGTCCATCCCAGATATCAAACGAGAACTCATACGCAAAGAGATTCCAACCATGAAAGGCGGGAAAGTATGGGGGACAAAAAACATTAAATATATGTTGCAGAATCCTACCTATACCGGTAATAAAGTGGCCAGACTTCATTCTACTGATTTGTTTACCAAGCAAAAAACGATTAACAAGGATGACCACATTACGATTGAAAATACCCATCCAGCCATTATCAGTATTGATGTTTTTGATCGGGCTCAAGAGAAGTTTAGTTTGGATAATAAATCTCCACGTAAGCGAACCACTCCCGCAGAACCACATGCTTTTCAGAAACAAATCATCTGCCAGCATTGTGGAAAACTCATAAGAATTCATAAAAGGAAGAGCGGTAATATCTGGCGGTGTAATGCAAGAAATGCGGGTGTTTGTGAGGGACCAGAATTACAAGAACATCAATTACGAACCATGATACTAGAGGCGTTCGAGAAAAAGTTCTTAGAAGATGAAAATGTTCAAATCGGTACTTTGAAGAAAATACTGACCGTTGCCAATCAACAAGACCATTTCGAATTCCATCGGTTAAAGTGGCTGACAGAAATGGAGATGGCTCGAACTACGGATACCGATGAAGAGCTGAAGAAAAAAGAAGAAGCGTATCGAGCATTTGAAGAACATATTGAAGGTGTAGAAGATGGACGACCTTATCGCACAAATACGATTCAATGGTTGGATTCCATTGAGGATATGGAAACTTTTTATGAACAAGTCACTCTAGAACATTTCAGGGCATGGGTTTTAAGCACATCGGTAACGACTGAAAGAGACTATGAGGTGAAATGGTTGGATGGAACGGTGACGACCATTGGAACTCCTTTAATAAAGGAAATAGATTCACCATCAGCAGAAAAAAGCCAGACAACAAAGGAGGTGACTTCTGAATTGAAATTACTGAATGTCAAAGGCGAATTAATGATAGAGGAAAAGGAAATTAAGAAATCATCCATTCCTAAAAGAGAAGTGCAGAAGATTGAACCAAACAACAGTAAAGCGATCTTGCAGACGATTGAAGCCTCGATGGAGGGGGTGAATAAACAACCTTCTTCCCATTTAAATACTAAAACCGCCCTGCAAACAGCTGCTTATTGCCGTGTTTCAACGGACCGTTTAGAGCAGCAATCAAGCCTGAAAACACAGGTAGCATACTATACTTATTTGATTTTGAAAAACCAAAACTATCAATTTGCAGGCATCTATGCAGACGAAGGGATATCGGGGCGTTCCATGAAAAATCGAGATGAATTGAATCGGCTCATTCGAGAGTGTGAACGAGGACGAATTGACGTCATCTTGGTCAAGTCCGTTTCCAGACTTAGCCGGGATATTCAAGACACACTGGAAATAACGAGATATCTTCGTCAGCTTCCAAATCCAACCTACATTTACTTTGAACGTGAAAATATATGGACTTCGGACCCTCAAGCAGACCTTATGTTATCCATTTTCGGAAGCATTGCACAAGAGGAAAGTATCGGTATGGGTAGGTCCATGGCATGGGGTATCCGCAGCATGGCCAAGCGGGGCATTATCCATCGGAAAAGACCGAACTATGGTTATACCATTGATGATAACTACCGTTGGCATATAGTGAAAGAAGAAGCGAGCGTGGTCCGGCGCATCTTTAGAGAAGTACGAAAAGGAGTCACTGTGGCTCAAATCGCAGTGGATCTAAGTGAAAAAAAGATTTCCACTCCAACCGGTAATTCAACAAACTGGGGAACGGGTACTATCAAAAACATCTTAAGAAATGTGGTTTATAAAGGCGATATTTTATTCCAACAAACGATAGCGGTGCAAAATGGTCGAAAGAAAAACATTCCTAATGAAGGTCAAGAACCTCAGTATTATATAGAGGCGCATCACGAACCGATCATACCAAAGAAAAAATGGGATGAAGTACAGAAGATATTAGATGAGCGAGCGGAAGAGGTAAAGAAGAAACGTTCAGCTCCCTTGCCAGAAATCAATGAAAATAAAAATGAAACATTCTTAGAGAAGATGATTTGTGGGGAATGTTCAAAACAAGTAGTCCATTATGTGAATAAGAGGCCGAAAAAAAATGGTGACTATTATCAACATTTTTGGGTCTGTTATCGAGCAGGCTTTCCGCATTATCATGTTCATGACCCATGTGATTCTAAGGGTTTTAAACAGGACTATTTTGAACAAGATTTTAAACACCTATTAACTAACATTTATGAGGATTCTACATTCTATCAGAAGGCAGAGCGGGCGATTGAACAGATGGACTTGACACCAGAAGAGAAAATTGAGGAAGAGCAGTTAGAAAGGGAAGTGAAACTATTAAATCAAGAACTTTATGAGGTGGTCGATGAAAGCCTTCATGGTCAGGGGAGAGATACAGAACGAGTTGACCAAATGACTGAAAAGCTTTGTGCCATGTATGAGAGACTTGCGGCTTTTCGAGATCGGAAGGAGAAAGTGGAAGAGGAACGAAAGGCACTCAAGCGTTTTATGAAAAATTTGAAAGCTTATATAAAAAATGAATCAAAAGCCTTCCCAAGTGAAATCTACACAGACGTTTTGAAACATGCGGCTGTATATAAAGATGGCAGCGTTGTGTATCATTTGCGCTTCGGATTGGAATGGACGACCAACGAGGTGTATTCTACTTTTAAGGAACAATGTGAAGCACAACGGTGGGCGAAGGTAAAAGCAAAACACGAAGCATTTCTTAGAGGGCCAGAAGTGGCTGCCCTTATTGACTACTGCCGGGAACCGAGAACGGTGAAAGAGATGTTGGCATTTATGCAGCAAAGGGTAAAAATCGGAAAAACAAAACTTGTTGATCGAGTAGTTATGCCATTGTGGAAGGAAGGGACGTTTGAGCGCTTCTTGAGAAAAAGAGAGAACTTTAGGGAGTATTTGTATTATGTAAAAGAAGCGGAGAAATAA